TTGCCGAGTCGATCCTGTCCAGACGCTCCTTGAACGCCCACGTCACGCCgtcgggctgcggcgagaaCGTCAGCATCTCCTTCTCAGAGATATCCTTGAGCTTCTGCGCCGGCACCTTGCGCAGGCacgcgagggcgtcgcggggcGGACATCCCGCCTTTGCCGCGAGCTTGGCCCACGACACGGCCGTGTCATTATTGGGCACCAGGATGCTCGCCTGGCCCGACTGCatgatggcgccggcaaACGGCAACCCCTCCttgggtggcggcgcgccgagcagcgcgtcgacgctgcccgcgcccgcgctctCGCCAAAGATGGTCACCCGACGCGGGTCGCCGCCAAACGCGAGTATGTTGCGCCGCACCCACTCAAGCGCGAGCCGCTGGTCCAGGAACCCGAGATTGCGCTCGCCGGGCGGCAGGCTTGGGTCGCCGGGAAAGCCAAAGACGTTTGTGCGGTAGTTGaaggtgacgacgacgacgtcctgctcggcggcgagcagggcgccgtcgtggagcGGCAGCGACCCCGACCCGAAGCTgaacccgccgccgaagaacCACAGCAGCACGGCCTTGCTCCCcgcgggggcgtcgtcgcgcggcacCCAGACATTGAGCGAGAGGCagtcctcggcctcgtgcccgggcggcggcggggtgtTGAAGAGGGCGGTGCTGAGgttgcgcgccgcgggcgggtcGTTGAATTTCTGTATGCACGAGGGCTTGAAGCGCGAGGCGTCGTACGTGCCGtgccaggccggcgcgggctgcggcggggcgAAGcgcacgggcggcgcgccgtaCGGGATGCCGAGGAACTTGTTGACGGTGACGGCCGACGCTGATGGTGATGTGGGAACGTGGACGGCGGTGGTTGTGCCCGCGATGGCGcctgcgtcgacggcgacggtgggaCGAGCGGGCGTGGGCTTACATTGCGCGAGGGATGATGTTGCGAGACAGTGTAGTGCGACTGCAAGTACTAATGAGAATGAGGTCATGGTGATTTGCGTAGGCCGCTCGTCATATGGATTGCgaaggcgggcgggcgggcgtgggtgCTTTGCGTCCACTTACACCACGACCTCTAGGACGTCGAGTTGATATACAGTCTACATATATACTACTTTGTATGAACACTCGTGCGCACTTGCCGTCTGCCAGGAACAGCCGGGCTCAAGTCCATCTCCCGGATAGACCAACGTCATTCATCAGCCTTACCTGCATTAGTTACGACTAGGCAATTCTTAGATCATAACATTACCCAGCCCGCACCGGGGGAGGCGCGCCAGGCACTTGAGGTGCCGGTGATCGTCGCCGTTAGCAGAGACTTGTGGCGAGGCTGAGCCGCTGAGCGGTCGTCGAATTGGGAAGGGAGCCGAGTATAGCGGCCAAAGTTGGTCTGATGTGCCGCTCTTGCTCTGACACGGTAGCCGCCGAACCTTATTAGTACGCGAGTATAGCTTTGCCACCTTGCTGAGCCTGCTTGGCAGACGTCAGCATTGGGATGGACGCACCGCTCAGGCGTGTCAAAGTCAATACACTGCCAGATCGGGCTTTTTGCTGCAAGACGCATGCGCATTTCTGGGGTGCGTCTTTCCCAGTCGTGTTGATACGCAAGGGGGCTGGCTTCATTTGCGCTTTGCGTGGCGGGAGCGCTTCTTTCGCAGCACATGAATGTCGATTGCCGCCTGACCCTTGAGTGATGCTGATGCGCCTTGCCGAGACGGATCAGCCCAAGTCCATAAGATGTCTACAATTACACAAAAGATCTACTCAAAATGCGCAGACAAGATGAGAGGCCACTCTTGCCCTCGCATTAACGACCTACACCCGCCGGTAGCCCTTCCGTCTCCTCCAACACACCATGGCCAATCTCACCACCAGCATCGCCACGACAGCAAGCGTACCGAAAAGAGCAACGCCAGCAAGCACCGTGACAAGCAAGTGGCTTCCCACCCACTGAAACACGTAGTTGTCCCAATTGTCCCACGACCCGCCCTGCGTGTGCATGAAAAAcacccacggcgccgccccgggccGCATGTCCATCAAGACGCGCGTGAGCTCCGGCTCGCCGTCCGCCAGCCCGGCGTGGTACCGCTGCCACATGTCCGTCAGGAACCACTGCCCCGTCGCGTAGCTGATCGTGACGTATGGGAAGGGGTAGTTCCAGGCGTAGCGGGTCATGGATTCGGTGACGAGCCCCCAGAAGGGGTGGttgggcgccgcgccgaggatgtTGTTGCTGAgagcgccgtggccgccgtcggtgaCCCAGACGGGGTAGTAGAGGAGAGGCTCCAGGCTGGTTAGGCAGCCCTGATCAGCTGGGGGTTAGCCATCCCTTCCAGAAAATGATGAGGACGATTGGGGGGGACTTGCATCGTCGAGGTCTATGTAAATGCCGCCGTAATGCCGCATGAGCAGGTATCGCAGCGCATCTACCCTTTGGACGGGGAACTTGAAACCGTCATACGTCTCCAAGAACCATGAATATTCCCTTTCAATGAAATCTCGGGAGGCCTGTTCGGTCCAAAGCTACGATCATCTCAGCGTTCATGTTTGCCACAGGGTCGCATCACTTCTTCGAATGCACCAACGAGTGTACCAAGGCAGCTCTTTCTctcccactcactcaccttgTACTCCCAGTCCTTGTGCAGGTCCATGCACGTCTGTCGCGCTGCATCCCAAATGGCCGGAATTGTCTCATTGCCTGGATCCTTCCAGTTATGGTAAATTTGGTGTATAATGGTCGGCACGACGCGTGCGCGAGGGTccggcgtcgtggcgtcATGGGCGTGGGCTATTTTCCCTTGAGTGAAGGCGACGCCTGCGTGCTGTAGGAATATGTGGACGAAGAGGTTGACCTTTGCGCCTACGtagacgaggagaaggaagcCAAGCACCACGACGGAGAGATGCACGGGCTTgcgcgccatcatcattCGAATCGTGCGCGTGCCCATGGTGGGCTTCCAAGGAGGAATATGCAACGATCCAAGACCAACAAGCTTTGATCTCGTAAGGGAAGGGGTGATAAATCGTCAATGACTGTGATTCTGGGTTGAAATGACACAGCTGGACACCATCGCGGATGTCAGGTTCAAGATATGAAGAGTAGAAGGGTCAGGTTTCGGTTACTGCTGCAAAGGGGCGTGAGCGAATGGCGGCTACTGCAGGATCCGTGCTTCGAGCCTCGTGGGGAGGGCTTGGCCAGGGGCCTCAAGTAACATTATATAAAGAAACCAAGGATGCGACTCTCTACCTGTTTACCGATGGCAAGATGGCATCTACGATGTGCAAGCGTACGCGGTGCTGTCGGTTCGTGAGGCGTGCCTCGTCAGGCTGGCAATGGATGGACTAGACATCAGCAACGACATTGCCATATTCTGCCTGCGATTCAATCACCGCGTTAGAAGCGATGTTGAATCTCCATATTCCATGGCATTGAGTTGCAACTTTCGGGAGAGTAGTAGAATGGATGCAACGCAGATCCCACGGTGGCTCGTGGCTACCCAATCAACCATGGCCCACGCGGCTGCCCACGTGGATGCGTGGTTCGACCTCGACACCCGCTACGAGCGAgttggcgcggcggcattttttggggggggagggatcACGCGAGAGTTGGCTACGGACAGGCGTTGAATCTCTTTCTGAAGAGCTCTTCGGGGCAATGTGGCGCCAAACTGGCATAATCGCGGGGTTTGAGGCTGTGAAGATGCAGTGACATGCCTGGGCGCGCGTAGGGGCATGGTGTTGCGCCTGAACAGCGCCAGtaacgacagcagcagcagcatgaaCGCTATGCCAAAGGTCGTGGGAGTTTTGTTGAGTCGCCACGACGAGTGACTCTAGGGTGCGAGGTAGCTCAACAGGGGCTCGCTCGGCTGGCCCGGGACGTCGGCTGCACTTCCGCCAGCAATATCCGTGGAtgctggggccgccgcctccactcGACTCTTGTAGAGCGGCTGCTCGGAGGCTGAAGCGGGCCAGTGGCACGGAAGTCCTGACGAGTCTGACTTACCCCGTGCAGTTGCCGCTTGACCGGACACGCGTCACAGAGAGGGGGAGATGGTGCAAGCAGGGAAGCGGCATGCAGTGCAATTTATTAAGTTACATGCTAGGTATGCGACAACCGTGCACGAGAACGAGCCAGCCGGGTCGGGTAGTTTTTCGTCTTTTGCAAACGGCGGCGCAGATTGATGCCGCAATAAACACCCGCCCCCCACCAGGTCTTCGTTGCGGACAGCAGGGCCGCGCAACCCTTCGCGACACCACTTCCTCAACCGGCCATGATGTGCCGGGGCAGTGCAGCAGAGGCCGCGACGCCTctggcgggggggggggtgcgcTGCGAGGCGTTGACGGTTCCTTCAACCCGGTGCTCCAGCGCCCCTCGAGCAGGGGGGTCCTCCATCGGGATGGTGTGCGGGGCCGAAGAAGCATTTGCTACGGACGCACATGGGCGTCGCTATTTCTGGCAACAGACGGGTTGAAGCTGATCTGTTGCTGCAGTACGGACGGACGCCGCTGCGTGGTGGGTAGTCCCGTTGACCGAGACAAGAGAACAGGCCCGAGTCCGCCTCTGTTCGAATTGTCGAAAGCTTCAAGCCAGCTCACGCGCCAGGCTGTGAAGCCAGACGCCATGTACCGGGCGCAGTCCAGGGCGCCCAAACTCACGCGACAGCGCCTGTGGCAGCCCGGGAGAGAGCCCTTGGGGGCGATGGAGCCTTACTACGGCCCCCCTGGATGGCCGGTTGACGGTG
Above is a genomic segment from Purpureocillium takamizusanense chromosome 2, complete sequence containing:
- a CDS encoding uncharacterized protein (MEROPS:MER0030934~EggNog:ENOG503NW1C~SECRETED:SignalP(1-21~SECRETED:cutsite=SLA-QC~SECRETED:prob=0.5658)~COG:G), which encodes MTSFSLVLAVALHCLATSSLAQCKPTPARPTVAVDAGAIAGTTTAVHVPTSPSASAVTVNKFLGIPYGAPPVRFAPPQPAPAWHGTYDASRFKPSCIQKFNDPPAARNLSTALFNTPPPPGHEAEDCLSLNVWVPRDDAPAGSKAVLLWFFGGGFSFGSGSLPLHDGALLAAEQDVVVVTFNYRTNVFGFPGDPSLPPGERNLGFLDQRLALEWVRRNILAFGGDPRRVTIFGESAGAGSVDALLGAPPPKEGLPFAGAIMQSGQASILVPNNDTAVSWAKLAAKAGCPPRDALACLRKVPAQKLKDISEKEMLTFSPQPDGVTWAFKERLDRIDSAKGNNSSSFARVPILIGSNADEGRHFMIGQNDTSKVLGAVPKGIADKIVSAYPLGSPGIRTPNDQVTAIYGDLSFHCPAKVVAEDSTAADIPTWRYLFNASFPNARFFPGSAYHASEIQLVFGTYPREGATPAQEELSRAMRTAWATFAKDPSKGPGGGGDNGAPDVLVFGSGDKAEVRTVKPDVLDKRCALYKPLIDQLTGVAPGVRVGWWYNYRPGETRRTA
- a CDS encoding uncharacterized protein (TransMembrane:1 (n17-28c32/33o288-317i)~CAZy:GT32~COG:I~EggNog:ENOG503NUR1), whose product is MGTRTIRMMMARKPVHLSVVVLGFLLLVYVGAKVNLFVHIFLQHAGVAFTQGKIAHAHDATTPDPRARVVPTIIHQIYHNWKDPGNETIPAIWDAARQTCMDLHKDWEYKLWTEQASRDFIEREYSWFLETYDGFKFPVQRVDALRYLLMRHYGGIYIDLDDGCLTSLEPLLYYPVWVTDGGHGALSNNILGAAPNHPFWGLVTESMTRYAWNYPFPYVTISYATGQWFLTDMWQRYHAGLADGEPELTRVLMDMRPGAAPWVFFMHTQGGSWDNWDNYVFQWVGSHLLVTVLAGVALFGTLAVVAMLVVRLAMVCWRRRKGYRRV